From Chryseobacterium sp. IHB B 17019, one genomic window encodes:
- the dnaN gene encoding DNA polymerase III subunit beta — protein sequence MKFIISSGELQKALQTVSGVISSSQSRPILENYLFELDGNNVTITASDGETTLVTSLEVKSDDTGKFAVPAKIFQDFIKTYGEQPLTLAVKDNAEGTGSQLEILDEKDNFAVALDNADDYPELPEFDASQSVTMPAGVLSEALTNTLFATSNDSLRPVMTGVLFQFGENETNFVSTDSHRLVVYKRTDLMNAEPMEFIMPKKPLNIFKNILASSNEDVTIDFNENMAKFTFGKHIWICRLIDGKYPNYTAVIPKENPNVLTINRNLLLGAIKRASIMSNKSTNQVRFKLSANILHLHAEDTEYANKADMQIPCDYNGEDINIGFSSKFLTEMLTILGSDDITMKMSQPNRPGIIEPLDGLEENENILMLSMPVIGL from the coding sequence ATGAAATTTATCATTTCAAGTGGTGAACTGCAGAAGGCTTTGCAAACTGTAAGTGGCGTAATATCAAGCTCTCAATCGAGACCGATTTTAGAAAACTATCTTTTTGAATTAGACGGAAACAATGTTACCATTACAGCATCTGATGGGGAAACAACTCTTGTGACTTCTTTGGAGGTAAAGTCTGATGACACAGGAAAATTTGCTGTTCCTGCCAAGATTTTTCAGGATTTTATCAAGACTTACGGAGAGCAGCCGTTGACATTGGCCGTAAAGGATAATGCGGAAGGCACCGGAAGTCAGCTTGAGATTTTAGATGAAAAAGATAATTTCGCGGTAGCATTGGACAATGCAGATGATTATCCTGAACTTCCGGAATTTGACGCTTCCCAAAGTGTTACAATGCCTGCCGGAGTTTTGTCTGAAGCGCTTACAAATACACTTTTCGCAACAAGTAATGACTCTCTTCGTCCTGTAATGACGGGAGTTTTGTTCCAGTTTGGGGAAAATGAAACCAATTTTGTTTCTACGGATTCTCACAGATTGGTTGTTTATAAAAGAACGGATCTGATGAATGCCGAACCAATGGAATTCATCATGCCGAAAAAACCTTTGAATATTTTCAAAAATATTTTAGCAAGCTCAAACGAAGACGTTACAATCGACTTCAATGAGAATATGGCTAAATTTACTTTTGGTAAACATATCTGGATCTGTAGACTGATCGACGGAAAATATCCAAACTATACAGCGGTAATCCCAAAAGAAAATCCGAATGTATTGACAATCAACAGGAATCTTTTGTTGGGAGCAATAAAAAGAGCTTCCATCATGTCAAATAAATCTACAAATCAGGTGAGATTTAAGTTGTCTGCAAATATACTTCATCTTCACGCGGAAGACACGGAATACGCAAACAAAGCAGATATGCAGATTCCTTGCGACTATAATGGAGAAGATATCAACATTGGTTTTAGCTCTAAATTTTTAACGGAGATGTTAACAATTCTTGGCTCTGACGATATCACTATGAAAATGTCTCAGCCAAACAGACCGGGAATCATTGAACCTCTGGATGGTCTTGAAGAAAACGAAAATATCTTAATGTTATCAATGCCGGTGATTGGCTTGTAA
- a CDS encoding diacylglycerol kinase family protein: MQKLPIHKSFFNAFRGVFLMFKNERNFQIETLALFINLFLIFYLKLTTIDTVLILIVSFGVLAAEIFNTAIEKACDIIQPEFDKRIGFIKDISAGAVLLMAIVAVVVGILVYWKYINN; encoded by the coding sequence ATGCAAAAACTGCCCATCCATAAAAGTTTTTTTAATGCTTTTCGAGGTGTATTTTTAATGTTCAAAAATGAAAGAAATTTCCAGATTGAAACTCTTGCTTTATTTATCAACCTATTTCTAATTTTTTATTTAAAACTTACTACCATTGATACAGTTTTGATCTTAATTGTTTCTTTTGGAGTCTTAGCTGCGGAAATTTTCAACACCGCAATCGAGAAAGCTTGCGACATCATCCAACCCGAATTTGACAAAAGGATTGGTTTTATTAAAGATATTTCTGCCGGAGCGGTACTTCTGATGGCGATTGTTGCGGTTGTTGTGGGGATTTTGGTATATTGGAAGTATATTAATAATTAA
- the purB gene encoding adenylosuccinate lyase, giving the protein MNSYKNPLEERYSSEEMLFNFSHNNKFQNWRKLWIALAEIEKDLGLDITDEQIAELKANAENIDYDKAAEYEKKFRHDVMAHVHAYGDVAPSAKGIIHLGATSAFVGDNTDLIQIRDGLLILKKKLVNVMKNLSDFAIQYKDLPTLGFTHFQPAQLTTVGKRATLWLQSLVLDIEELDFFLETLRFRGVKGTTGTAASFLELFNGDYSKVKHLDKELSKRFGFEKVFGVSGQTYDRKIDAKVVALLGNIAQSAHKFTNDLRLLQNLKEIEEPFEKNQIGSSAMAYKRNPMRSERIGALAKYVMSLTTSSAMVASTQWFERTLDDSANKRLTIPQAFLAVDAILLIWNNIMNGIVVYPNRINKHIMEELPFMATEYIIMEEVKAGGDRQEIHEVIRVHSMEASKKVKEEGKENDLIERILNDDSLKLDKSKLKEVLDPKNFIGFAPIQTEEFIANEVQPIIDANKDLIGLEADLKV; this is encoded by the coding sequence ATGAATTCCTACAAAAATCCATTGGAAGAGCGCTACTCCAGTGAAGAAATGTTATTTAACTTCTCACACAATAACAAATTCCAGAATTGGAGAAAACTTTGGATTGCTCTTGCTGAAATCGAAAAAGACCTTGGTCTTGATATCACAGACGAGCAAATCGCTGAGTTGAAAGCTAATGCTGAAAACATTGATTACGATAAAGCAGCGGAATATGAGAAAAAATTCCGTCATGATGTAATGGCTCACGTTCACGCCTATGGTGATGTGGCGCCTTCAGCAAAGGGAATTATTCACTTGGGAGCAACTTCGGCGTTTGTAGGAGATAATACAGATTTAATTCAGATCCGTGACGGACTTTTAATTTTAAAGAAAAAGTTGGTGAACGTGATGAAAAATCTTTCGGATTTTGCTATTCAATATAAAGATTTACCGACTTTAGGATTCACTCACTTCCAACCGGCTCAGTTGACTACTGTTGGAAAAAGAGCGACACTTTGGTTACAAAGCTTAGTTCTTGATATTGAAGAACTTGATTTCTTCTTAGAAACTCTACGTTTCAGAGGCGTAAAAGGAACGACAGGAACTGCTGCAAGTTTCCTTGAGCTTTTCAATGGTGATTATTCTAAAGTGAAACATTTAGATAAAGAATTGTCAAAAAGATTCGGTTTTGAGAAAGTTTTCGGAGTTTCCGGGCAGACTTACGACAGAAAAATTGATGCTAAAGTGGTGGCTTTATTAGGAAATATCGCTCAATCTGCACATAAATTTACCAACGATTTACGTCTTCTTCAAAATCTTAAAGAAATTGAAGAACCATTCGAGAAAAACCAAATCGGTTCATCTGCAATGGCTTACAAGCGTAATCCAATGAGAAGTGAAAGAATCGGAGCGTTGGCAAAATATGTAATGTCTTTGACGACAAGTTCTGCAATGGTCGCTTCAACACAATGGTTTGAAAGAACTTTGGATGATTCTGCAAACAAGAGATTAACAATTCCACAGGCGTTTTTAGCGGTTGATGCCATTCTATTAATTTGGAATAACATCATGAACGGAATCGTGGTTTATCCAAACAGAATCAACAAACATATTATGGAAGAACTTCCTTTCATGGCGACAGAATATATCATCATGGAAGAAGTGAAAGCTGGCGGCGACCGTCAGGAAATCCACGAAGTGATCAGGGTTCATTCCATGGAAGCTTCTAAAAAAGTGAAAGAAGAAGGTAAAGAAAATGATCTGATCGAAAGAATCTTAAACGACGATTCTCTGAAATTAGATAAATCAAAATTAAAAGAAGTTTTAGATCCTAAAAACTTTATCGGTTTTGCGCCGATTCAGACGGAAGAATTCATCGCAAATGAAGTCCAGCCGATTATTGACGCAAACAAAGACCTGATAGGTTTGGAGGCTGATCTTAAAGTATAA
- a CDS encoding WG repeat-containing protein, with protein MKKILLIISLIPILSFSQQKEVLKYFKSKDSLVGVKNQDGKIIVPAQFKVFSYLKDGESVEGETIYFDGFKNDEVKEKNAWGYVYDKKGNFLYRPFFYDNGADYFSEGVRRFVKNGKVGFADRNGTIIIEANHDFASPFNYGYAAFCDGCDWEKTDDEHKAIVGGSWGVMNFKGEIIQPITKSGNAVEIDGKYYPYPFKYSEKEKNILQFFEKQNKKLSEINYVNHYNKIAENEKKLFFEIVERPKENFPFYQVNAYDYRKMEAGLSDYKFLVSEDGKNVFALEFESEKIPFDKWLKKEMKEAEEYQKEHPDNPNKLSK; from the coding sequence ATGAAAAAAATACTTCTCATCATTTCATTGATTCCAATACTTTCTTTTTCTCAGCAGAAAGAAGTTTTAAAGTATTTTAAATCAAAAGATTCTTTGGTTGGGGTAAAAAACCAGGATGGAAAAATTATCGTTCCTGCACAATTCAAAGTTTTTTCATATTTAAAAGATGGAGAATCGGTTGAAGGCGAAACCATTTACTTTGACGGTTTTAAAAATGATGAAGTAAAAGAAAAAAATGCATGGGGATATGTCTATGATAAAAAAGGAAATTTCCTATACAGACCTTTCTTTTACGACAATGGAGCAGATTATTTTTCCGAAGGCGTAAGAAGATTTGTCAAAAACGGGAAAGTCGGTTTTGCAGACAGAAACGGAACAATTATAATTGAAGCCAATCATGATTTTGCATCGCCTTTCAATTATGGATATGCTGCATTTTGTGACGGCTGCGATTGGGAAAAAACCGATGATGAACATAAAGCCATCGTTGGTGGAAGTTGGGGAGTAATGAATTTCAAAGGAGAAATCATTCAACCCATTACAAAATCCGGAAATGCTGTAGAAATTGACGGAAAATATTATCCGTATCCATTCAAATACAGTGAAAAAGAGAAGAATATTCTTCAGTTTTTCGAGAAACAAAATAAAAAGCTTTCAGAAATAAATTATGTCAATCATTACAACAAAATAGCTGAAAACGAAAAGAAATTATTCTTTGAAATCGTCGAGCGACCAAAAGAAAATTTTCCATTTTACCAAGTAAATGCCTATGATTACAGAAAAATGGAAGCAGGATTATCGGATTATAAATTTTTAGTTTCAGAAGACGGTAAAAATGTTTTCGCCCTGGAATTTGAAAGTGAAAAAATTCCTTTTGATAAATGGCTGAAAAAAGAAATGAAAGAAGCCGAAGAATATCAAAAAGAACATCCCGACAATCCGAATAAATTAAGTAAATAA
- the pheT gene encoding phenylalanine--tRNA ligase subunit beta, with the protein MKISNNWLKDFIKTELKTERIGEFLTDIGLEVEGIEKFESIKGSLEGIVVGKVLTCEKHPNADKLRKTTVDVGNGKVLNIVCGAPNVEAGQTVPVAVVGTKIYDKTGNFFEIKEAKIRGEVSQGMICAEDELGLSDDHGGIMVLDEEKYEVGKDFADYYELTNDEVFEIGLTPNRTDAMSHYGVARDLYAFLSTNQQKSTFEKVSSEVLNNEDSHDFSLEVEDAELTPRYIGAVIENVKVADSPDWMKERLKAIGLSPINNIVDITNYILHGLGQPLHAFDADKIAGKKVKVGTVKEGTKFTTLDGVERTLNGSEIMIKDGEDNPMCIAGVFGGANSGVSEETKTIFLESAYFNPVAVRKGAKFHGLNTDASFRFERGVDPNITRTAITHAIKLIQELAEGKLVGELLEEYPKKIEDNYVIIRFSKIEQILGTKIHREKVKEILKSLDIQVLNEIQNGLEISVPAYRADVTREIDVIEEILRIYGYNKIDAPQKISFTPVKLSAQDQDELENNWARTLQGLGFNEVMNNSLTSLKDETDAVKLLNPLSNDLAFMRKSLLEGLLENTIYNINRKSQDIKFFEFGKIYHKKEKYEERKQLALLVTGREVSENWLQPKSATSFYNLKAYVKVLLQRLAIDYKEVPLSDERFSDALAYEVGGKTLVRIGKVAPQMLKDFDIDQECFYAEIELEYAQELRSNNELVFKDIPKFNKIRRDLALLIDKNVNYQDLYQTAKKNKSPYIKNINLFDVYEGKNLPEGKKSYAMSFELLNEEKTLEEKEIATVMDSLIKSFEKEFNAELRG; encoded by the coding sequence ATGAAAATATCAAACAACTGGCTGAAAGATTTTATCAAAACGGAACTGAAAACGGAAAGAATCGGTGAGTTCCTTACGGATATAGGTCTTGAAGTTGAAGGGATAGAAAAATTTGAAAGCATAAAAGGCAGCCTGGAAGGAATTGTTGTAGGTAAGGTTTTAACCTGCGAAAAACATCCGAATGCAGACAAATTAAGAAAAACAACAGTAGATGTAGGAAACGGAAAGGTGTTGAACATCGTTTGTGGAGCTCCGAATGTTGAAGCCGGGCAAACAGTTCCTGTGGCAGTTGTAGGAACTAAAATCTATGATAAAACAGGAAACTTTTTTGAAATAAAAGAAGCAAAAATCAGAGGTGAGGTTTCTCAGGGGATGATTTGTGCAGAAGATGAATTGGGTCTGAGTGACGATCATGGTGGAATCATGGTTTTAGATGAAGAAAAATATGAAGTTGGAAAAGATTTCGCTGATTATTATGAATTAACAAACGACGAAGTTTTTGAAATCGGTCTAACGCCGAATAGAACGGACGCCATGTCTCATTACGGTGTTGCAAGAGATTTGTACGCATTTTTGTCAACAAATCAACAAAAATCTACTTTTGAAAAAGTTTCTTCGGAAGTTTTGAATAACGAAGATTCTCATGATTTTAGTTTGGAAGTTGAAGATGCAGAACTTACTCCAAGATATATAGGAGCAGTCATAGAAAATGTGAAAGTTGCAGATTCTCCGGATTGGATGAAAGAGAGATTAAAGGCCATCGGATTAAGCCCGATCAACAATATTGTAGATATCACAAACTATATTCTTCATGGTTTGGGACAGCCTCTTCACGCTTTTGATGCAGATAAAATTGCAGGTAAAAAAGTGAAAGTGGGAACTGTAAAAGAAGGAACAAAATTCACAACGTTAGATGGTGTTGAAAGAACTTTAAATGGTTCTGAAATCATGATTAAAGACGGGGAGGATAATCCGATGTGCATCGCAGGAGTTTTCGGGGGCGCGAATTCGGGAGTTTCTGAAGAAACAAAAACTATTTTCTTAGAAAGTGCTTATTTCAATCCGGTTGCGGTGAGAAAAGGAGCAAAATTCCATGGATTGAATACCGATGCATCTTTCAGATTTGAAAGAGGTGTTGACCCGAATATTACCAGAACAGCTATTACTCACGCTATTAAACTGATTCAGGAATTAGCTGAAGGAAAGTTGGTAGGTGAGTTGTTGGAAGAATATCCGAAAAAAATTGAAGATAACTATGTGATCATCAGATTCTCAAAAATCGAACAGATTTTAGGAACAAAAATTCACAGGGAAAAAGTAAAAGAAATTTTAAAATCTCTTGATATTCAGGTTTTAAATGAAATTCAAAACGGTCTTGAAATCTCTGTTCCGGCTTACAGAGCGGATGTGACAAGAGAAATTGACGTTATCGAAGAGATTTTAAGAATCTATGGATATAATAAAATTGACGCCCCGCAAAAAATTTCGTTCACCCCTGTAAAATTGAGTGCGCAGGACCAGGATGAATTGGAAAACAACTGGGCAAGAACTTTACAAGGCCTTGGTTTCAATGAAGTGATGAACAATTCGTTGACGTCCTTAAAAGATGAAACAGATGCCGTGAAATTATTGAATCCTCTGAGCAATGATTTAGCATTCATGAGAAAGTCACTATTGGAAGGGCTTTTGGAAAATACTATCTATAATATCAATAGGAAAAGTCAGGATATCAAGTTTTTTGAATTCGGAAAAATTTACCATAAAAAAGAGAAATACGAGGAAAGAAAACAGTTGGCACTTTTGGTTACGGGAAGAGAAGTCAGTGAAAACTGGTTACAGCCAAAATCTGCTACAAGTTTTTATAACTTAAAAGCTTATGTAAAGGTATTACTGCAAAGATTAGCAATTGATTATAAGGAAGTTCCTTTGTCTGATGAAAGATTCTCTGATGCTCTTGCTTATGAAGTTGGGGGGAAAACTTTAGTAAGAATCGGGAAAGTGGCACCTCAGATGTTGAAGGATTTCGATATTGACCAGGAGTGTTTTTATGCTGAAATTGAGCTTGAATATGCTCAGGAATTACGTTCCAATAATGAACTGGTATTCAAGGATATTCCTAAATTCAATAAGATCAGAAGAGATTTAGCTTTATTAATTGATAAGAATGTAAATTATCAGGATCTTTATCAGACCGCTAAAAAGAATAAATCTCCTTACATTAAAAATATTAATTTATTTGACGTTTACGAAGGAAAAAATCTTCCTGAGGGTAAGAAGTCCTATGCCATGAGTTTTGAGCTTTTAAATGAAGAAAAAACGTTGGAGGAGAAGGAAATTGCAACTGTAATGGATTCCTTAATTAAATCTTTTGAAAAAGAATTCAATGCAGAATTAAGAGGTTAA
- a CDS encoding gamma-glutamylcyclotransferase family protein — MPYLFSYGTLQKEEVQIETFGRILQGEKDILKGYKLKMLEITDPEVLRKSNQKYHPILEFSGNADDEVEGVLFGVTDEEILQADEYEVDDYKRIETVFKSGKVGFIYVGK, encoded by the coding sequence ATGCCCTACCTATTTTCCTACGGAACATTACAAAAAGAAGAGGTTCAAATAGAAACTTTTGGCCGGATTTTACAAGGAGAAAAAGATATTTTAAAAGGTTATAAACTCAAAATGTTAGAAATCACAGATCCCGAAGTTTTAAGAAAAAGCAATCAAAAATATCACCCGATTTTAGAATTTTCAGGAAATGCGGATGATGAAGTTGAGGGTGTTTTATTTGGAGTGACTGACGAGGAAATTCTTCAGGCTGATGAATATGAAGTTGATGATTATAAAAGAATTGAAACGGTTTTTAAGTCTGGGAAAGTAGGGTTTATCTATGTTGGAAAATAG
- a CDS encoding META domain-containing protein yields MKNLFLGICTAVVLASCGTMSSSSASKVGKTQPSLAGTKWALADNVKGKVPTLNIDGEKINGNAGCNNYFGTAKVDASTGNFSAGQMGSTKMMCDNMNVENNFMDMMGKANKYVVSGNTLELYKDNLLLLKFNKAE; encoded by the coding sequence ATGAAAAATCTTTTTTTAGGAATATGCACAGCCGTTGTCTTGGCATCATGTGGAACAATGTCAAGCTCATCCGCTTCAAAAGTGGGGAAAACGCAGCCTTCATTAGCTGGAACAAAATGGGCTTTAGCTGATAATGTGAAAGGAAAAGTTCCTACTTTGAATATTGATGGGGAAAAAATCAACGGAAATGCAGGATGCAACAATTACTTCGGAACCGCGAAAGTTGATGCTTCTACCGGTAATTTTTCTGCCGGGCAAATGGGATCTACAAAAATGATGTGTGATAATATGAATGTTGAAAACAACTTCATGGATATGATGGGAAAAGCTAATAAATATGTAGTTTCCGGAAATACTTTAGAATTATATAAAGACAATCTTCTGTTATTGAAATTCAATAAAGCTGAATAA
- a CDS encoding phosphoribosylformylglycinamidine synthase, giving the protein MSNNKRIFVEKRGIFDVESPKIFDEVKAVVPSVKNVKVYNVYDIFNLNDGEFEKVVNSTFVDPVTDILHEENPAEGIHFAMEFLPGQYDQRADSAQQCIALLTENEKSKVRSGKLIEFEGVSESDLAKIKDLLINKVESQEKDLSVLNIPAEETPSKVLIHENFINFDDAQLENFYNNHGFALGLDDLKFIQEYFKSEQRNPTETELKVLDTYWSDHCRHTTFETELSNIEFEGQFKHTLETIFNDYIEKRKFLGRELKPISLMDLATVCGRYFHKTGNLENLVVSDEINACTIQIEAEYDGKKEPWYLLFKNETHNHPTEIEPFGGASTCLGGAIRDPLSGRSYVFQAMRLTGAADVLEPVDQTLPGKLPQKTITKQAANGYSSYGNQIGLATTMVSEIYDEGYKAKRMEVGFVTGAVPVDWVRREKPEAGDSIIILGGATGRDGVGGASGSSKEQDETSIHTMSSEVQKGNAVEERKIQRLFRNPEVTRLIKKSNDFGAGGVSVAIGEIADSLEVNLDVLPLKYEGLNGTELAISESQERMAVVVEPKDKEQFIKFCEAENIVAVEVAKVTDSGRMQMFWKGDKIVDLSREFLDTNGCSKSQEVKITHLNEVKEETQSFNEENFLKILADKNVASQKGLLEMFDSSIGATTVAMPLGGKYQQTLMEGSVQTLPIIGAKNIETVSLASWGFDAEISKQNSLLGASYAVVESVAKIVAMGGNYKNIRLSFQEYFEKLGQNPEKWGKPLASLLGAYDAQINLGLAAIGGKDSMSGTYQDLNVPPTLISFACANGEKATIISPEFKGEGNKVYFFNHIAQENGLPNYDSLKEIFELIFENIKAGKIVSVKTVKEGGVAVALAKMSFGNRLGAEITVDEGVLLNKNIGSLIIESKEELSAANLQFIGEVKNSNVIKINDAEFTIEKLLAANTNTFENLFPTVEKEKITVEIDEKLNSINPRNIIIKKHGIAQPRVFAPVFPGTNCEYDTLNAFAKEGAIVNSLPLININHQLLDKSIDAWVEEIKKSQILAFSGGFSAGDEPDGSAKFIVNVLKNEKMKNAVHELLDRDGMIIGICNGFQALVKSGLLPYGRIKDLDENSPTLAHNAIRRHISQMVNVKVLNDESPWLKGMKDQVFTIPISHGEGRFMASKEEIQKLYENGQIATQYLDLDGNIAHGMPFNPNNSLFGIEGITSPDGKIYGRMGHPERFAEGLMKNIPTANYHNIFKNGVEYFK; this is encoded by the coding sequence ATGTCTAATAACAAAAGAATTTTCGTAGAAAAAAGAGGAATTTTCGATGTAGAAAGTCCAAAAATTTTTGATGAAGTAAAAGCGGTTGTTCCGTCAGTCAAAAATGTGAAAGTGTACAATGTATACGATATTTTCAATTTGAATGACGGTGAATTCGAAAAGGTTGTCAACAGCACTTTCGTAGATCCGGTTACTGATATTTTGCATGAAGAAAATCCTGCGGAAGGAATCCATTTTGCAATGGAATTTTTGCCTGGTCAGTACGATCAGCGTGCGGATTCTGCGCAACAATGTATCGCTTTACTGACTGAAAATGAAAAGTCTAAGGTAAGAAGCGGAAAATTAATCGAATTTGAAGGTGTTTCCGAATCTGATTTAGCAAAAATAAAAGACCTTTTGATCAACAAAGTAGAATCTCAGGAAAAAGATTTATCAGTTTTAAATATTCCTGCAGAAGAAACGCCGTCAAAAGTTTTGATTCACGAAAATTTTATCAATTTCGATGATGCTCAACTTGAAAATTTCTATAATAATCATGGTTTTGCATTAGGGTTAGATGATTTGAAATTTATTCAGGAATATTTTAAATCAGAACAGAGAAATCCTACAGAAACGGAACTTAAAGTTTTAGACACGTATTGGAGTGACCACTGCCGTCATACAACGTTCGAAACGGAATTGTCAAATATTGAATTTGAAGGACAGTTTAAACATACATTGGAAACCATTTTCAATGATTATATCGAAAAAAGAAAATTCTTAGGACGTGAGCTTAAACCAATTTCTTTAATGGATTTGGCGACTGTTTGCGGAAGATATTTCCATAAAACAGGCAATTTGGAGAACTTAGTGGTTTCTGATGAAATCAATGCTTGTACGATCCAGATCGAAGCTGAATACGACGGTAAAAAAGAACCATGGTATTTATTATTCAAAAATGAAACCCACAATCACCCAACGGAAATTGAACCTTTCGGAGGTGCTTCAACGTGTTTAGGTGGCGCGATCAGAGATCCTTTGTCCGGACGTTCCTACGTTTTCCAGGCGATGAGATTGACGGGTGCTGCTGATGTTTTGGAACCGGTTGATCAAACGTTGCCGGGTAAATTACCTCAAAAAACAATCACAAAACAGGCGGCAAACGGATATTCTTCTTACGGTAACCAAATCGGTTTGGCAACTACGATGGTTTCTGAAATCTATGATGAAGGCTACAAAGCAAAAAGAATGGAGGTTGGTTTCGTAACTGGCGCAGTTCCTGTGGATTGGGTGAGACGTGAAAAACCAGAAGCTGGTGATTCTATCATCATTTTAGGGGGTGCGACTGGTCGTGATGGTGTTGGTGGAGCAAGCGGAAGTTCAAAAGAACAGGACGAAACTTCGATTCACACAATGAGTTCTGAAGTTCAGAAAGGAAATGCTGTTGAAGAACGTAAAATCCAAAGATTATTCAGAAATCCTGAGGTGACGAGGTTGATTAAAAAATCTAATGACTTTGGAGCTGGGGGAGTTTCCGTAGCCATCGGTGAAATTGCTGATTCTTTGGAAGTTAATTTAGATGTTTTACCTTTAAAATATGAAGGTTTGAACGGAACTGAGCTTGCTATTTCTGAATCTCAGGAAAGAATGGCGGTTGTGGTTGAACCAAAAGATAAAGAACAGTTCATCAAATTCTGTGAAGCTGAAAATATTGTAGCTGTTGAGGTTGCAAAAGTGACAGATTCAGGAAGAATGCAGATGTTCTGGAAAGGGGATAAAATTGTTGACCTTTCAAGAGAGTTTTTAGATACAAACGGTTGTTCTAAAAGTCAAGAGGTTAAAATTACTCACCTTAATGAAGTAAAAGAAGAAACTCAATCATTCAATGAAGAGAATTTCTTAAAAATCTTAGCAGATAAAAACGTTGCTTCTCAAAAAGGTTTGTTGGAGATGTTTGATTCATCAATTGGTGCGACCACGGTTGCGATGCCTTTGGGTGGAAAATATCAGCAGACTTTGATGGAAGGAAGTGTTCAGACATTGCCGATTATCGGAGCAAAAAATATTGAAACGGTTTCTTTGGCGAGTTGGGGTTTTGATGCGGAGATTTCTAAGCAGAATTCTTTGCTGGGAGCTTCTTATGCAGTCGTTGAGAGTGTTGCAAAAATTGTTGCGATGGGTGGCAATTACAAGAATATCAGATTAAGTTTCCAGGAATATTTTGAAAAATTAGGTCAGAATCCTGAGAAATGGGGCAAACCTTTAGCTTCTTTGTTGGGAGCTTATGATGCACAAATTAATCTTGGTTTGGCAGCGATCGGAGGAAAAGATTCAATGAGTGGAACGTATCAGGATCTGAATGTTCCGCCAACATTGATTTCTTTCGCATGTGCAAACGGAGAAAAGGCAACTATTATCTCTCCTGAATTTAAAGGTGAAGGAAATAAAGTATATTTCTTCAATCATATTGCTCAGGAAAACGGACTTCCGAATTATGACAGTTTAAAAGAAATTTTTGAATTAATTTTCGAAAATATCAAAGCCGGAAAAATCGTTTCTGTGAAAACAGTGAAAGAAGGTGGAGTTGCCGTTGCTTTAGCGAAAATGAGCTTCGGAAACAGATTAGGTGCAGAAATTACAGTTGATGAAGGCGTTTTACTAAACAAAAATATCGGTAGCTTAATCATCGAATCTAAAGAAGAATTAAGTGCTGCAAATCTTCAATTCATCGGAGAGGTTAAAAATTCAAATGTTATCAAAATTAATGATGCTGAATTTACGATTGAGAAATTATTAGCTGCAAACACCAATACATTTGAAAACCTTTTCCCAACGGTTGAAAAAGAAAAAATTACGGTTGAAATCGATGAGAAATTAAACTCAATCAACCCAAGAAATATCATCATTAAAAAACACGGAATCGCTCAGCCAAGAGTTTTCGCACCGGTTTTCCCGGGAACAAACTGCGAATATGATACGCTGAATGCTTTTGCAAAAGAAGGCGCGATTGTCAACAGTTTGCCTTTAATCAATATCAATCACCAATTGCTGGACAAAAGTATCGATGCTTGGGTGGAAGAAATTAAAAAGTCACAAATTTTAGCTTTCTCAGGTGGTTTCTCAGCAGGTGACGAGCCGGATGGTTCTGCAAAGTTCATTGTTAATGTCTTGAAAAACGAGAAGATGAAAAATGCTGTTCACGAATTATTAGACAGAGATGGAATGATTATCGGGATCTGTAACGGTTTCCAGGCCTTAGTTAAATCTGGATTATTGCCTTATGGAAGAATCAAAGATTTGGATGAGAATTCTCCGACGTTGGCTCACAATGCAATCAGAAGACACATTTCTCAGATGGTGAATGTAAAAGTTCTGAACGATGAATCGCCTTGGTTGAAAGGAATGAAAGATCAGGTTTTCACCATTCCGATTTCTCACGGTGAAGGTCGTTTTATGGCTTCAAAAGAGGAAATTCAGAAGCTGTATGAAAACGGACAGATTGCAACACAATATTTAGATTTAGATGGAAACATCGCTCACGGAATGCCGTTCAATCCAAATAACTCATTGTTCGGAATTGAAGGAATTACGAGCCCGGACGGAAAAATCTACGGTAGAATGGGTCACCCTGAACGTTTTGCGGAAGGTTTAATGAAAAACATTCCAACTGCGAATTACCACAATATTTTCAAAAATGGAGTGGAATACTTTAAATAG